The following coding sequences lie in one Delphinus delphis chromosome 9, mDelDel1.2, whole genome shotgun sequence genomic window:
- the KBTBD2 gene encoding kelch repeat and BTB domain-containing protein 2, which yields MSTQDEKQVNTEYAVSLLEQLKLFYEQQLFTDIVLIVEGTEFPCHKMVLATCSSYFRAMFMSGLSESKQTHIHLRNVDSATLQIIITYAYTGNLAINDSTVEQLYETACFLQVEDVLQRCREYLIKKINAENCVRLLSFADLFSCEELKQSAKRMVEHKFTAVYHQEAFMQLSHDLLIDILSSDNLNVEKEETVREAAMLWLEYNTESRSQYLSSVLSQIRIDALSEVTQRAWFQGLPPNDKSVVVQGLYKSMPKFFKPRLGMTKEEMMIFIEASSENPCSLYSSVCYSPQAEKVYKLCSPPADLHKVGTVVTPDNDIYIAGGQVPLKNTKTNHSKTSKLQTAFRTVNCFYWFDAQQNTWFPKTPMLFVRVKPSLVCCEGYIYAIGGDSVGGELNRRTVERYDTEKDEWTMVSPLPCAWQWSAAVVVHDCIYVMTLNLMYCYFPRSDSWVEMAMRQTSRSFASAAAFGDKIFYIGGLHIATNSGIRLPSGTVDGSSVTVEIYDVNKNEWKMAANIPAKRYSDPCVRAVVISNSLCVFMRETHLNERAKYVTYQYDLELDRWSLRQHISERVLWDLGRDFRCTVGKLYPSCLEESPWKPPTYLFSPDGTEEFELDGEMVALPSV from the exons ATGTCCACTCAAGACGAGAAGCAGGTCAATACTGAATATGCTGTGTCCTTGTTGGAACAGTTAAAACTGTTTTATGAACAGCAGTTGTTTACGGACATAGTGTTAATTGTCGAGGGCACTGAATTCCCTTGTCATAAGATGGTTCTTGCAACATGTAGTTCTTACTTTAG GGCCATGTTCATGAGTGGACTAAGTGAAAgcaaacagacacacatacacctgAGGAATGTGGATTCAGCCACCTTACAGATAATAATAACGTACGCATACACGGGTAACCTGGCAATAAATGACAGCACTGTAGAACAACTTTACGAAACAGCTTGCTTCCTGCAG GTAGAAGATGTGTTACAACGTTGTCgagaatatttaattaaaaagataaatgcagaGAACTGTGTGCGATTGTTGAGTTTTGCTGATCTGTTCAGTTGTGAGGAATTAAAACAAAGTGCTAAAAGGATGGTGGAGCACAAGTTCACTGCTGTGTATCACCAGGAAGCTTTCATGCAGCTGTCACATGACTTACTGATAGACATTCTCAGTAGTGACAATTTGAACGTAGAAAAGGAGGAGACAGTTCGTGAAGCTGCTATGCTGTGGCTAGAGTACAACACAGAATCACGATCCCAGTATTTGTCTTCAGTTCTTAGCCAAATCAGAATTGATGCACTTTCAGAAGTAACACAGAGAGCTTGGTTTCAAGGTCTGCCACCCAATGATAAGTCTGTAGTTGTTCAAGGTCTGTATAAGTCCATGCCCAAGTTTTTCAAACCAAGACTTGGAATGACTAAAGAAGAGATGATGATTTTCATTGAAGCATCTTCAGAAAATCCTTGTAGTCTTTACTCTTCTGTCTGTTACAGCCCCCAAGCAGAAAAAGTTTACAAGCTATGCAGCCCACCAGCTGATTTACATAAGGTTGGGACCGTTGTAACTCCCGATAATGACATCTATATAGCAGGTGGTCAAGTTcctctgaaaaatacaaaaacaaatcacAGTAAAACAAGCAAACTTCAGACTGCCTTTAGAACTGTGAATTGCTTTTACTGGTTTGATGCACAGCAAAATACCTGGTTTCCAAAGACCCCGATGCTTTTTGTCCGCGTAAAGCCATCTTTGGTTTGCTGTGAAGGCTATATCTATGCAATTGGAGGAGATAGTGTAGGTGGAGAACTTAACCGGAGGACCGTAGAAAGATATGACACTGAGAAAGATGAATGGACAATGGTAAGCCCTTTGCCTTGTGCTTGGCAGTGGAGTGCAGCAGTTGTGGTTCATGACTGCATTTACGTGATGACACTGAACCTCATGTATTGTTATTTTCCAAGGTCTGATTCATGGGTAGAAATGGCCATGAGACAGACTAGCAGGTCTTTTGCTTCAGCTGCAGCTTTCGGTGATAAAATTTTCTATATTGGAGGGTTGCACATTGCTACCAATTCTGGCATAAGACTCCCCTCTGGCACTGTAGATGGGTCTTCAGTAACTGTGGAAATCTATGATGTGAATAAAAATGAGTGGAAAATGGCAGCCAACATCCCTGCTAAGAGGTACTCAGATCCCTGTGTTAGAGCTGTTGTGATCTCAAATTCTCTATGTGTGTTTATGCGAGAAACCCACTTAAATGAGAGAGCTAAATATGTCACTTACCAATATGATCTGGAACTTGACCGGTGGTCTCTGCGGCAGCATATATCTGAACGTGTACTGTGGGACTTAGGGAGAGATTTTCGATGCACTGTGGGGAAACTTTATCCATCCTGCCTTGAAGAATCTCCATGGAAACCACCAACTTATCTTTTTTCACCGGATGGAACAGAGGAGTTTGAACTGGATGGAGAAATGGTTGCACTACCATCTGTATAG